The following DNA comes from Acidobacteriota bacterium.
CTTGCCCTCCATCCTTCAAGCCAAAATTAGTGAGACTAAAAAGGCTAAAAAAAGAAATTAAAATAAGTAAACAATTTCTTCTCATAAGCATCACTTTTTGAAACAAGCATCCAACTCTTCCCCGAATGGCAGGTGCGCTTGCCGACCAACGACTGCGCCACTCGCATCCAACGTCAAGCGCGCGCTCAAGCGGTCGCTCACATAGTAGCGCGTCACCGATGATGAGAACCGCGCTATCAACCGACTCCCCGAATAAATATTTTCACTGAGCAAGCCGCTGGTCGCCGCATCGTACTCGGCAATCACTTGACCGCCTTCCCACACCGCGTGCGTCACGCTCGCGCCAATCGCTTTCTTGATGCGCCGGTTGTTCGCGTCATACGCATAGCTCGCCGTCGCTCCGCTGTCCACACTCGCCAAGCGATTCTCGGCGTCGTAAGTGTAGCTGTGCGCCCCGTCACTGGTCACATTGCCGTTGGCGTCATAGCTGTAATTCTTCGTCACCCCGCTGGTCGTCACGCTCGTCAGTCGGTTGGTCGGCGCGCCGCCGCTTTGTTGTAAGGTGAGTGATTGAATCTGCGTGCCGCCGCTTGTCGCATCATACACCGATGTGCGATTGCCCCAGCGGTCATAGACGAAGCGCCGTTGCGCCGTCACCGTGTTGGTCGTTTGATTAGAAGTCACCAATCTGCCGAGATTGTCGTAGGTGTACGCCGCGCTCTCCGCCGTCGCATCAATCGTCCCGCTGATTGACATGAGTTGTCCGCTGTTGCCAGCCGTTGACCCTGCCCCGCTCTGTCCCGCCGATGCCGAATAATCGTAGGTGAGGCTCATCAATGAAGTCGCGCCTTTGGTCGCCGTCTGCGAAGTCAACTGCAAACGATTGGCGTCATACCCGTAAGCTTCAACCACGCCGTTACCCAAGGTCAACCCGGTCACTTGCCCGGCGACGTTATACCCCACTCCGCTCAAATAATTTGCCGATGCAGCGTCCGTCAACGACGTGAGTCTCCCGACGCTATCGCGGTTGATGTTCACCACCCGCGTCGAAGGATAGGTTATCCGACTCCGCACATCGCCCGCCCCGTATTGATAACTCGTCGCATAACTCGCGCTATCTATTGTCCGCGTCAGCGAACTCAATCGCTTGTAAGTGTCATAGCCATAACTCTCTTGATAGGCATCCCAAGCCGCAGTCTTACTCACTGATAACAACAACCCGTTGGTCGCGCTCCCATTCGTGTTGTCAAACGTGTAGTGTACTCCGGATGTCGCCGCCACTCCGCTCGCCCCGCTCGTGTTGTAACTCACGCTCGTCAAGCGATTGAGGTTGTCATAGCTATACGTCGTAATCACCCCGCGCGCATCCGCGCGCGTCTGCACCGCATGAAAATCGGTGTAGGTGTATTTCATCGTCCATAACGTCCCTGTGCCATCGTTTATCGTCGCCGTCTGCTCAGGAATTTTTTCATAGAGCATTCGCCCCAGCGCATCGTACTTCCACGCTCGCGTTTGACTGCCTTGACTCACCCCCGTCAATTTATTCAACAGATTGTAACTGTAAGTCGTCTCCTGATTGAGCGCGCCACTTGAGACATCCTGCTCGGTGACTTTCGCAAGTCTGCCGAGTCCATCTATTTCGCGTTTGATTTGCCGCCCGACTTGATCGGTCAAGGTCATCGCCGCGCCGCTATAAGCGGTTTGCACGGTTTGCGAATCGGGCAAGGTCGCCACCGTCACTCTGCCGAGCGCGTCATATTGATAAGCGGTTGCGCCGCCCGGCGAGCCGCCTGCCGTAAACGGATTGGTAACGCTTGCGACTCTCGACAACGCATCATAGGTCGTATTCACTTGCCCGTTATTCGGGTCAACCTGTTGCTTGGTTCTGCCCCACCCGTCAAAGCTAACCGTAGTCGTTCCCTGTCCCGTTCTTGCCGTTGCCACAGTCAGATTCACATCATCGTAAGTTGCGGTCTCCTGGGTCCCGCCCGGCAATTCTTTTCTGATCAATCTGAGCGCCGCGTCATAATAAAACCATCGCTTGCCCATATTGGCGTACTCGGTATACTTCGGCAAATCGGTGTTGAAATCGTAAGTCGTGTTACTGTCCAGATGCAATCCTTGCGGGTCGCCTTGCGTCACCGTCGGCGGATTTGCCCAGTAATCGTTCGACGCAAAGGTAAACACTTTCTGTTTGCAACAAGTCACCTGTTCCTGAATCACATTGCCCATGCGGTCATATTTTCTGAGGCGCGTCGGCAACGTCGTGTTGTTGGCAATATCCGTCCACTGCGTTATGCCTGTGACATTGCCGCGCAACGTGTAGCTGGTGGTATATTTCGCCGAATCGTGACCGGGTGGTTTCGGCGCGCGATCCTGCATGCCGCCGGTTGCCGCATAATCATCGTAAGTGAACGATGTTTTCGCAATCAATACATCATCCGCGTCATTGGTGTTTTCCAATGCGTCAAACACTTCGGTCAACGTTACCAGGCTTCTGAGATAGGCATCCAGATAAACTTGATCGGTTTTGTAGGTGAGACGGGTTCGCCTGCGAACTTGCCAGTTGCCGCTGATTGGCGAACCATACTCGCGCTTGTTGGTGACATTGCCATACTGGTCATAATCGAAATCCACTTTGGTCGCGCTGTTGGTGTCGTCATAAGTGGTAATCGTTTGCGGTTGCACATTGCTGCCGCCGTCTGTCGTATAAGCGGTTACGGTTTTTGAGTAGGAGATTGAATTTTTAGTGATTTCGGTTTGCGTCAATAACCCGTTCGCCGGTATTGAGCTATTAGTCGAGCGCGTCAATATCAGATTCGATGAATCGGGTCGGGCAATCGTAAAGGTCATCGTTTGCGCGATGGCGTCCGTTGAACTCGAATAAGTGTAAACCCCGGTTGAGGTATTCGGGGCGCTCTCTGTGCGTTGGGTAAACGCGGGCGCATCGGTAAGCGACGTGCTCCCAACCGTCGGATAATTGAAATTGACCGTCGCGTTTTCGTTGCCGTCGCTGATCGCGCCATTGGCATCTATGCTCATCTGCCGCCGCATCGAAAGCGTGTGCATCATGCCGTAATCGGAATAAGTGAACAGATAACCCGCGTTCGTTCCCGGAAAATAGATATGCTTCAATACCGCGACGCTGCCGCCTGGCGCATTTTCGACCGTTAGTCCGCTAAAGGTATAACTCAAGGTTCGCGTTTCATAATCGAATTGCGCGATGGTGCGGGTCACAGGGTTTTGCGCCGTGCCGCCATAACCCGGCGCGGTAATCGAAATCAATTGTCCCGACGCATCATAGTTGAATTGAATTTTTCTGCCTTTGGTATCGGTGACAAAATCAATCGCCAGCGGCGAGGCAACGCCGTACTTGTAAGCGATTTCAATATAATTGCCGTTTGCATCGGTTATTTGTTTGGGCAACAGCCGATTGTTATAGGTATTGAAATCAACCTTGGTGCCGTCGCTGTAATACAACGCGCCATTGATGGATTTGCCAACGTAAGTAATATGCGTTCCGTCGGTGGTTTGATAAGTCGTCGTCACTGACCCATTGCCGGTGCCGAGATAGTGCAGGGTGCCATCCGGGTCAACCAAAACAAATTTTGTGCTGGTGCCGGTTCCATAAGTCACAATGCGCCCGAAACCCAATGAAAAACCGGCAAACGGATTGCCGCCAATCGGACTAAAGGTTACATAATTGCCGTGCCGCGACCACACGCGAGAGTTATAAAACAGATTGAGACTTGCGCCAATGCCTCTGCCGCCAAGTCCGATTAACGGCGTTGCAAAATTAAAATTGCTGCCTTCGGGCAACACCGAGCCAAGCGCCATCGGTTCAAGCACACGATTGCGCGGATTGCCTGTAAGGTTGCGCGCTTCGCTCCACATCTCATCGAAAGGAAAATCGGTTCCCGCGTAACCGCCGCCTTGCGCCTGAGCCGTTGGCATGAGTTTATCAACCAAGGCTGGCAGAATTGCCCCGACACCGGTGGACTCCGCATCGCTCAACGCATCCTGATCATTTTTCCATTCCCTATCGTTTTGTTTGGGACGATTGCCGGGTCGCACTAACACGGTTGCCGACGCTTGCGCGGTTCCGGCGCGGCAAATGATACGGCTTTGTCCCGATTCGTTAAAGGTCGCTTTGCCGGTATCATCAATGTGAATTTTTTCAGGACTAGCGGATTCCCAAGTGAAGACTACGCCTTGAATGACTTGCCCCTGCGCATTCAAACCGACGGCATCGAATTTCAATGCATCGCCTTGATAAGCCACAAAGCGTGATGGCGATAGGCGAATTTGCGCGACCTGGGCGAGGCGGTCATCAAGCGTCTCTTCACGCTGCGCGGCAGGAGAGCCAAATACATATTTGAGTATCGAAGCCAGATAGCTAACCGGCGAAGCGACGGAATTGAAAGCCGATGAAGCAACCACCGGCAATTGATAAAAGGCTTGTGAGGACATCGGCAACAGCAACAGACTGGCGACCAGAATCAGGCAAACCGTTCTTCTGATAGCGGCGCGTGAAAATTTATGGATTAGAAATTGCAGGGGGAGGGGTATGAGATTGACTACGCGCAAGCTTATTAAGATTAAATTTCATGCAAGTCTCCTTTTGCAGATACGAAGCGACATCATCAACTTTAGTAACATCCGGCATTTGTATTCGGAGTAAAAAGACATACCGAAACCTTATTGTTCACTTCAATCTAAAAAATCTGTAAGGGATAGTTAAAATTTATTTCCATCTGTCGGCAAAATCGCTTATTGCCATGATGCACGGGATACAATATCAACGATTGGCTGAGATTGTTTTCAGGTCTAAACGCAAGAACGACGTTAAGATATTCCCGGTTGTTAATTTTTGTCACCTGAAATTCCTGTAAAGCGAATATTCGATGTGCGATTAACGTGGGACTTGCTTTGGAGTGCGGTGACTGGTCACCGCTTTTGTGTCATTTGAAGACAGATAGGTTTCTCTCAGAATCTTATTACATCGGAACCTAGATTTCTTGAGGTTGAGAGTTACGCCTTTAGGCGTGAGAGCCGGACGCTTCACGCCTAAAGGCGTAACTCTCAACTCCTGCTTCGTTTTTTCGGGGCGGTGAAAAAATCGCAAGACACTGGAAAATTGATTTGCTATACTTCCGACTTCTGTTACTCAAATCAACCCGGAGACATTACATGAAGTTAAAACTTATTTCTCTTTCGCTGGCTCTGGCGTTGGCATTTGCTTTGACCGCTGCGGCGCAGGAGAAAAAAGGTCCCAGCACCGCCAATGGCTCGCCGAAACTGGTGATTGATTCGCTCATTCACGATTTCGGCGAAGTGAAAGCGGGCACCCCGCTGAACTTTACTTTCGTCATTAAAAATCAAGGCAAAGCCGACCTGGAGATTACCAAAGTAGCGCCTGGCTGAGGTTGCACGGCAAGCGACTTTGATAAAGTCGTGCCTCCTGGTAAGGAAGGCAAAATTTCTCTCTCAGTTCCACACACCGAAGGCTTAGCCGGTGAAGTTGCCAAAGGCGCAACCGTCACCACCAACGACCCGGAACACGCAACCTTCGTGTTGACTTTGCGGGCGCGGTTTAAATATGAACCACCGCCGACGCCACCCGGCGCAACCCCTGCGCCCGAACCCGGAAGACATCTTGGTCCCTTGAGTTTGTCGCCTACTGACCGTTGGATTACCAGCATCCTCAAAGGCACGCCGTCATCCGGTACGATTCATATCTATAACAATGACAGCAATCCGATTAAGGTAAAATCGGCAACCGTTAGCGGCAATGAGTTCACCG
Coding sequences within:
- a CDS encoding DUF1573 domain-containing protein — encoded protein: MKLKLISLSLALALAFALTAAAQEKKGPSTANGSPKLVIDSLIHDFGEVKAGTPLNFTFVIKNQGKADLEITKVAPG